A region of the Burkholderia pyrrocinia genome:
TGGGGCTTTGCGCTCGAATATGTCGAAGGGATGTGGCGCATGCTGCAGGCCGACGAGCCCGACACCTACGTGCTCGCGACCAACCGCACCGAAACCGTGCGCGACTTCGTGCAGATGGCGTTCGCGGCTGCCGGCTACCAGATCGAATGGACCGGCAAGGGCGAGCAGGAACGCGGCGTCGACGCGTCGAACGGCAACGTGCTCGTCGAAGTGAACCCGAAGTTCTACCGCCCCGCCGAGGTCGACCTGCTGATCGGCTGCGCGGACAAGGCTAAAGCCAAGCTCGGCTGGGTGCCGGAGACGACGCTCGAACAACTTTGCCAGATGATGGTCGAAGCGGATTTGACGCGGAACCAGCACCATGACACGTTCTGAAGCCGGACGCCCGTCGCGCCGTGCGTTCGTCACGGGCCTGACGGGCTTCACGGGCCGCTACATGGCCGAACGCCTGCAGGCGGCCGGCCATGAGGTCTGGGGCACGATCGCGCCCGGCGCGCCGCGGCCCGACGATCCGGCCTTCGCGCACTGCACGCTGCTGCCCGTCGACCTGCTCGACGCGGACGCGGTGCGCGCGGCGGCCGCCGATGCGCGACCCGATGCGGTCGTGCATCTCGCCGCGCGTGCGCACGTCGCGCAGGACGAGCCGTCGCAGACCTACGCAGTCAATATCGTCGGCACGCGCAACCTGCTGGCCGCGCTCGCGGGCCTCGACCAACGTCCGTCGGCCGTGCTGCTCGCGAGCAGCGCGAACATCTACGGCAATTCGACGGCCGGCGTGCTCGACGAGACCGTCGCGCCGGCCCCCGCGAACGACTACTCGGTCAGCAAGCTCGCGATGGAATACGCGGCGAAGCTGTGGGCCGACCGGCTGCCGATCGTGATCGCGCGGCCGTTCAACTACACGGGCGTCGGCCAGGGCGAAGCGTATCTGCTGCCGAAGCTCGCCGCGCACTACGCGCGCAACGAACCGCGCATCTCGCTCGGCAATCTCGACGTGAGCCGCGATTTCTCCGACGTGCGCGACGTGACGGCCGCGTATCTGAAGCTGATCGAAGCCGCGCCGGCCGGCGAGACGTTCAACGTCTGCTCGGAGCACGCGTATTCGCTGAAGGAAGTGCTGGTGATGCTGTCGCGCATCGCCGGTTACGTGATCGACGTGACGGTCGATCCGCGGTTCGTGCGGCACAACGAGGTGAAGAGCCTGAGCGGGTCGCGCGACAAGCTGCGGCGCGCGGTGGGCGAGCTGCCCGTCACGCCGCTCGACGAAACGCTGCGGTGGATGGTGGAGGCGATGCGCGCCGCGCCGCGCGGGCACGCCGGCTGAATCACGCGGCGCATGCGCGAACGCGATGCGCCGGACGGAACGGTTTCATGCGAAAAAACAACGGGCCGCCAGCTTTGCAGGCGGCCCGTTGTCGTCGATGCGTTGATGCGTCGATGCGGCGCAAGCACCGCGTCGCTCAGCCCTCGAGGCCGCGCGCGAGATCGTTACGCAGGTCGCCCGCGTTCTCGAGGCCGACCGACAAGCGGATCAGCCCTTCGGTGATCCCCGCCGCCGCACGTGCTTCCGGCGTGATGCGACCGTGCGTCGTCGTCGCCGGATGCGTGATCGTCGTACGCGTATCGCCGAGGTTGCCGGTGATCGAGATCAGCTTCGTGCTGTCGATCACGCGCCATGCGTTCGCGCGCTGCTGCTCGGGCGTGTCGCCCTTCAGCTCGAACGACAGGATCGCGCCGCCCGCCTTCTGCTGACGCTTCGCGAGTTCGTACTGCGGGTGCGACTCGAGGCCCGGATGGAACACGCGTGCGACCGCCGGATGCGAATCGAGCCAGCGCGCGATTTCCAGCGCATTCGCCGATTGCTTCTCGACGCGCAGCGACAGCGTCTCCATCCCCTTCAGCAGCACCCACGCGTTGAAAGCCGACAGCGTCGGGCCCGCGCTGCGCACGAACGGGAACACCTTGCCCATGATGAATTCCTTCGACCCGACCAGCGCGCCGCCGAGCACGCGGCCCTGCCCGTCGAGGAATTTCGTGGCCGAGTGCATCACGACGTCCGCACCCAGCTTCAGCGGCTGCTGCAGCACCGGGCTGCAGAAACAGTTGTCGACGACGAACAGCGCGTTGGCCTGCTTCGCGATCTTGCCGATCGCTTCGATGTCGGCGAGTTCGGTCAGCGGGTTCGACGGCGTCTCGAGGAAGAACATCTTCGTTTCGGGCCGCACGGCTTCCCGCCATGCGTTCAGGTCGGTCGGGTCGACGAAGGTCGTCGTGATCCCGAACTTGCTGAAGATCTGCGAGAACATCCCGAGCGTCGAGCCGAACAGGCTGCGCGAGCTGACGAGGTGGTCGCCCGCCTGCAGCGCGGACATCACGACCGACATGATCGCGGCCATCCCCGACGCGGTCGCGATGCACGCCTCGCCGCCCTCGAGCGCCGCGAGACGCTCCTGGAACATGGTGACGGTCGGGTTCGTGAAGCGCGAATAGGTGAAGTAGTCTTCCGAATTCGCGAAGCGCTCGGCCGCGTCGGCCGCGCTCTGGAAGCAGAAGCTCGACGTGAGGAACAACGCTTCCGAGTGCTCGTTGAAGTCGCTGCGCAGCGTGCCCGCGCGCACGGCAAGCGTGTCGAAGTTGAGGGAGTCGTCCATGTTCCGTTTTCCGTATTCGATGGCCGCGCGTGTCGCGCAGGCCAAGTCAAAACCAAGCCAAAACAAAAAGCCCGCTATGCGTCGGCATCAGCGGGCTTCGGTGCGGTACGACAGCGATCGACTCGGGCCGACTGCCGCCGGCCTTCGCTTTAGCTGTTTTGGGAAGTCGCCCCGCGTCCGCAAGCTGAATCAAATCGACGCAAGGCCACATCCTATCACGCTTCGTCAAAAGCGTGCGGGTGTCACTCGACCGACAGTTGCAGGTTCATCTGCGAGCGTTCGGTGTCGCCGGCCGTATCGCGATCGGCCTGCGACGCCGGCGTGAGGCGCGCGCGCTCGATCCTGTCGAGATACTCGGGCGTCACGTCGCCGGTGATGTAGTTGCCGTCGAAGCACGACGCCTCGAAGCCCTCGAGCTTCGGGTTGATGTCGCGCACCGCGCGGCGCAGGTCGTCGACGTCCTGGTAGATCAGGTGGTCGGCACCGATGATCTTCGCGACTTCGTCGTCGGTGCGGCCG
Encoded here:
- a CDS encoding NAD-dependent epimerase/dehydratase family protein; protein product: MTRSEAGRPSRRAFVTGLTGFTGRYMAERLQAAGHEVWGTIAPGAPRPDDPAFAHCTLLPVDLLDADAVRAAAADARPDAVVHLAARAHVAQDEPSQTYAVNIVGTRNLLAALAGLDQRPSAVLLASSANIYGNSTAGVLDETVAPAPANDYSVSKLAMEYAAKLWADRLPIVIARPFNYTGVGQGEAYLLPKLAAHYARNEPRISLGNLDVSRDFSDVRDVTAAYLKLIEAAPAGETFNVCSEHAYSLKEVLVMLSRIAGYVIDVTVDPRFVRHNEVKSLSGSRDKLRRAVGELPVTPLDETLRWMVEAMRAAPRGHAG
- a CDS encoding O-succinylhomoserine sulfhydrylase gives rise to the protein MDDSLNFDTLAVRAGTLRSDFNEHSEALFLTSSFCFQSAADAAERFANSEDYFTYSRFTNPTVTMFQERLAALEGGEACIATASGMAAIMSVVMSALQAGDHLVSSRSLFGSTLGMFSQIFSKFGITTTFVDPTDLNAWREAVRPETKMFFLETPSNPLTELADIEAIGKIAKQANALFVVDNCFCSPVLQQPLKLGADVVMHSATKFLDGQGRVLGGALVGSKEFIMGKVFPFVRSAGPTLSAFNAWVLLKGMETLSLRVEKQSANALEIARWLDSHPAVARVFHPGLESHPQYELAKRQQKAGGAILSFELKGDTPEQQRANAWRVIDSTKLISITGNLGDTRTTITHPATTTHGRITPEARAAAGITEGLIRLSVGLENAGDLRNDLARGLEG